One Thermoplasmata archaeon genomic window, AGGATTGTTGACAATGGATTCTTTTGCANNNNNNNNNNNNNNNNNNNNNNNNNNNNNNNNNNNNNNNNNNNNNNNNNNNNNNNNNNNNNNNNNNNNNNNNNNNNNNNNNNNNNNNNNNNNNNNNNNTATGTACCTCAAAGTAAGGTAAATACGGCTCTTACAGATCCAGATAAGATATCATATCCCAAAGATGGATCTCTGGCGTTTATTTCTCAAAGTGGTGCCTTAGGATTGTTGACAATGGATTCTTTTGCAGATTTAAATGTTGGTTTTTCAACATTTGTAAGTTTAGGAAACAGGATTGATATAGATGAGAACGAGCTTTTAAAATATTTTTCAAGTGATGAAAAAACAAAAGTAGTATTATATTATATCGAAAACTTTAAGAATGGGCATGCATTTGCGCAGTTAGCCAGAGAGTTTACTAAAAAAAAGCCCTTAGTAGTATTGAAGGCAGGCAGAACTGACCAAGGGGCTAAAGCTGCCTCATTACATACTGGTGCATTAGGTAGCGATGATAAAATAATAGATGGAGTATTCAAACAATCTGGTGTTATAAGGGCTTACAATGAAACAGAACTTGTAGACTATGCGCGTGTATTGGCTTATCAAAAGCCTCTAACCGGTAACAGATTGGCAATACTTACCACTGCGGGGGGAGTGGGCGTCGTAACTACAGATTATGTTTCAGCATCAATTAACGGCATAGGATTGAAGATGGCAAATTTAAAAAAAGAGACAAAAGAACAGATAAAAAATATCATCGCTCCATTTGCATCTGCTGAAAACCCTATTGATATAACCGCTGGCGGTGGAGATCAACAATATCGAGAAATTTTAAAGATTCTTAATAATGATGATAATGTAGATGGCATTATAGCTTATGCGCTTTTCCAAACGAAATATGTAACAGAAAACATAATTGATATACTAAAGGAGAACATTAGAGAAAAGCCGATTGTAGTTGGAGTTATTGGTGGAGCATATGCAAGAACTATGTTAAGAAAATTTGAAATGTATAATATTCCTGCATATCCAAGTATTGAAAGAACAGTTAAAGCAATGAAAGTGCTATATATAAGAGGAGAATATTTAAGAAGGAGAGCAGATCAAAATGGAAGTTATTGAATTTTTGAAGAATTTAAAAAGAGACAATTTAGAAGAATACGAAGCAAAAGAGATACTGAAAACATATAAAATTCCAGTGCCAGCATATAAGATAATAAAAGGAGATTATATAAATCCAAATTTAAATTATCCATTGGCAATAAAGGTATCTGATCCAGAAATTTTGCATAAGACTGATGTAGGCGGAGTAATTTTAAATATAAAAGATGAGGCAGAGTTAATAAATAAATTTAATATTTTAAAAACTAAGTTTCCAAGATCCAATATTTTGATAGAAGAAATGCAGAGGCCTGGTGTTGAGATAATAATAGGAATAATAAAAGATCCCACGTTCGGATTATCTATAATGTTCGGAATGGGCGGAATATATGCTGAGCTATACAAAGATGTGACATTCAGATTAATTCCAATAAGCAGAATCGATGCCGAAGAGATGTTAGAAGATATTAAGGCAAAACAAATTTTTTATGGATTTAGAGGAATGAAGGTATACAGAGATGGAGTGATAGATTTATTATTGAAAATATCTAAAATTGCAGAAGATCTAAAACAGTATATAAACCAGATGGATCTAAACCCTGTGTTTGTAAGAGAAAATGATATAGTAGTTGTAGATGCAAAAATGATAATTAACAGCAAAAAGTAATGATAAAGTTTTTAATCAGATGCAAATATCTCTTTCTCGATGAATGATCGAGAATCAATAGTAAAGTATCTGATACGGGAAGGAAAGATCCCAGATCCTGAGAGTATCGAGCAGGTCAGGAAGGAATGGAATGGAGAAAAAGATGAGAATGAGATTAAGGTTTTATCTGAAGACCCAGAGAATTTTATAGGGGGGAATCCGCTTGAAAACTTTAAAAAGCTTTTTGCGGACAGATTTACAAATATCAAGAGCATAATTACCAGAAAGGCGGGATATGCTGGCGTAATGGATATAAATTATATTTTAAATACAGACGGAGAAGTAAGATTTGTGGGCATTGTGGACAATGTACACGAAACTAAGTATGGGTTTGCAATCGAATTTGAAGATCTTTCTGGCTCGATTACAGGTTACTGTTCTCGAGATTTTAAGACTTTACCTATTAAAGATGATATAGTTGGGGTTACTGGAAACTTTAGAGCTGAGAAAAAAACATTGCAGGTAAGAAGCATAGATTATCCGAACATAGATAACTATTCAAAAAAGGAAAAAGTATTAGATGCAGATACTGTAATTGCTATGATCTCAGATATTCATGTGGGTAGCAAAATGTTTTTAGAAGAAAAATGGAACAAATTAATAGAATGGATAAATAGTAACAAAGATACCCCCAGTAAATTAAAATATATACTTATTGCGGGAGACGTTGTTGATGGTGTTGGAATATACCCAGATCAGAATTATGACCTTTTAATACTGGATATTTATGAACAGTATCAGAAACTTTCAGAGTATTTAAAAAAAATACCAGAAAACATAAAGATAGTTATTATTCCTGGAAATCATGACATAGTGAGGGTAGCAGAACCTCAACCATCCTTGCCAAAAGAGGTCCAGAGTATGTTTAGTGAAAATATTATGTTTTTACCAAATCCAGCATATATCTCTATAGAAGGGTTAAAGATACTTATGTATCATGGTGGTAGCTTAAATGATATTGCAGAGCTTATACCAGGAATGAAATATAATGTTGCAGATAGAATGATGATGGAACTCATAAAGAGGAGGCATCTAGCACCGGTATATGGGAACAAGGTACCTATCGTGCCTATGAGCAAGGATCTTATGGTAATAAAAGAGATACCTGATCTATTTATTACGGGTCATATACATACTTATTCCGCCAATGTTTTTAATGGAATTGAGATAGTTAATGCATCAACATGGCAAGCGCAAACAAATTACCAAAAAATGCTTAATTTTAATCCAGATCCAGGGAAAGTTGCTATTAAGCAATTAAACAAATTAGGAATCAGCACAATAGAATTTTAAAAAAATAAATAGTTATTGTATCGAACCGATCTTAATTATGTACTCTTTGTATTCTTTTGCTATATAGGATTCTTGAAATATTTCTTTTGCCTCTTTTTCCAGCTTGTAAAGGTCATCTGATAATTTGTATCTTGGACTTATGTGCGCAAGCAATAACATTTTACAATTTGCTTTTTTAGCAATCTCCGCTGCCTGCCTTGAAGACGAATGACCATAATCATTAGCCTTTTCTTCAAACTCAGAGCCTGTAGTGGAATCATGCACTAGAATATCACAATTCATTGCGAAGTTAGCCAAATCTGCCATTGGAGCAGTATCTCCTGTATAAACAATTTTTCTACCGGTTCTCGTGCCAGCTATTATATCTTTAAAATATACTTTTCCATTATTTTTTAAAATATATCCTTGGTCCCTCAGGACCTTTACTTCTTTGCTTTTAATGTTGTACATATCCATTTTTTCCTTAGAAATCTTGAGTTGGGATTTCTCTTCAACAGAATAAGCAAGGGTAAATACCGGATGGAACACTCTTTTTGTTTTAACAGAATAACTTCCAAAGTCCAGCTCTTCATTATCAGATAACTCTATGATTTTAATATTGAATGGCAAGCTATAGTATCCAATCTGCAAGAAAGAAGATATCATGTTGATAGCATTTTCCGGGCCGTATATTTCCAGATCATTTTTCCTGTTATTAAGAGCCATTGTCTGTATCAACCCAGCCAACCCCAAAAAGTGATCACCGTGAAAATGAGATATGAATATTTTTGATATTTTCATAAAACTCATTGAAGAACTCATAATCGCCTTTTGTGTGCCTTCTGGGCAATCAAATAATAAAATCTCGCTATCTATCTGCACTCCTAATGATATTAAATTTCTCTCAGGTACTGGCCAAGAACCGCCTATTCCAAAAAACACCAGCTTGAATGTAGATACCATACAGAATGGTAATGTGTCTCTTTATAAGAACATTTTTAGTTTTTATGATTATGCAGATAAATCTTTAAATATAAAGTTGTAATTGTGAAATTACCCGGCTTAGCTCAGAGGTAGAGCGGCGGACTGTAGTGTTGGCATAGAAATTTCCGCCGCAGAAATCCGCTTGTCCCCGGTTCGACTCCGGGAGCCGGGACTATTTTAAAAATCAACTTGCTTTGGCAATATTTGAATAAAACATTATAATGATCATAAAAAAGTTACGCATCTTATTTAAGATGCTATATTTAAAAATTAAGAAGGTACTTCTATGACTAACTTTTCATTTGAAGCATCTTCCAGAGATTTTCTCATAGGCTCTTTCAAAAAGAATGATGTTATACCTCCAATAATCGATATCACGCCCAGCAACAGCAACAGTTCCTTTATGCCGATTACCAACAAGAGAGTAGGGAAAAGGAAAGTGCTTATTGCTGCACCCGTTTTTCCAGCTGCTGCAGATAAGCCATGTCCAGTGGTTCTGTATCTTACTGGGAAAAGCTCTGCGGGCAATATGAATGTGGTTTGATTTGGTCCAAAATCTATGAAGAAAAATGTAAGTGAATACAGTAAAAATGCTATATCGACAGGTATAATAAATCCCACAACCTTAACTCCTTTAGTTATCATCACAGAAGATACAATAATATATAAGATAGCCATCATAAAGAACCCCTGGATCTGAATGGTCTTTCTTCCCATCTTATCCAGAAGTGCTACAGCAGTAAAATAACCAAAGAATCCGACCATGAACGGCAATCCAGCAATCAATACTTTCATTGGTAAACTTGTTGAAGGAAGTATGCTGGAAACTATAGGACTTGAATATATACCCGTGCCATAAAAAGCCATATCTAGCATAAACCAGGTGCTCATAGTTATTACAAGTGTTTTCCAGTAAGATCTAATAAAGATTGAGAAAGTAGACACTTTTGTAGACGCTTTAATATTTTCAGCATTTTTTACGCCCACTACTTCTTTGGCTTTCTCAGTTATATCTTTGTTATTATTAACGAGCAAAGAATATCTCGGTGTTTCAGGCAGCTTTCTTCTTAAATATATTACCGTAAAAGCTGGAATTGCCCCAAAAGCCAGCATGAATCTCCAAGCAAAATCTGCAGGTAAAGCAATAACAGAAATAACCCCAACAGCCACTGCAACAACGGATCCTATGCCTTGGTTTGCAAAAACCAATCCTATAAGTTTACCACGATCTTTAGTGTTAGAATATTCGCTCATTATAGTTGCGCTAACTGGATAGTCTCCGCCAATCCCAATACCAACTAAAAATCTGGTAAGGAAGAGAAAAATAAAGCTTGGAGAAAAAGCGCTCAATACAGCGCCTATGGCCAATATAGTAGCTTCAATGCCATAAACCTTCTTTCTACCGAAAATATCAGCAATTCTTCCAAATAATAGCTGCCCGATTACAGCGGCAGCTATGGCAGAAGTTCCTATAAGGGCAGCCTGTATAGTATCTAGATGGAACGTTGTGGAAAATGGTCCAGTAAGAAGTATCAGAACTATTCCGATAATAAATAGGTCATATGCGTCAGTAAAAAAACCCATGCCTGATGTAAACCATATTTTAAGATGTCCCATGTTCAATCTTACAGAATCGACATCTTCAAATGGACTTTTTTCATTCATATTTTTAATCACCAATAAATGTAAAGTCTACAAATTATATATATATTTATTACATAATCTATATACCTATATATATAATATATAAAAATGTAATGTTTATATAGGAAAAAGAGATTATTATGTTTATGGAATACAGAAAACTCCAAAAAACTGGCGGAGCAACATATATTTTATCTCTTCCAAAAAAATGGATCACAACAAATAATCTTAAAGAAGGGGACATGTTAGGCATAGATATCATGTCTGGTGGAGAATTGCGAGTTCACACAAAAATTAATACTGTGGAAGAATTGCGAGAGATAACTTTATTTATAGAAGAAGGGCAGAATGAAAATCAGGTTATACGAAAACTTATCGCTCTATATTTAGCTGGGTATAATATTGTAAAGATTGTTACACAAAAGGTAATTACTGAACAAACGAGGAAA contains:
- a CDS encoding CoA-binding protein, producing the protein YVPQSKVNTALTDPDKISYPKDGSLAFISQSGALGLLTMDSFADLNVGFSTFVSLGNRIDIDENELLKYFSSDEKTKVVLYYIENFKNGHAFAQLAREFTKKKPLVVLKAGRTDQGAKAASLHTGALGSDDKIIDGVFKQSGVIRAYNETELVDYARVLAYQKPLTGNRLAILTTAGGVGVVTTDYVSASINGIGLKMANLKKETKEQIKNIIAPFASAENPIDITAGGGDQQYREILKILNNDDNVDGIIAYALFQTKYVTENIIDILKENIREKPIVVGVIGGAYARTMLRKFEMYNIPAYPSIERTVKAMKVLYIRGEYLRRRADQNGSY
- a CDS encoding acetate--CoA ligase family protein codes for the protein MEVIEFLKNLKRDNLEEYEAKEILKTYKIPVPAYKIIKGDYINPNLNYPLAIKVSDPEILHKTDVGGVILNIKDEAELINKFNILKTKFPRSNILIEEMQRPGVEIIIGIIKDPTFGLSIMFGMGGIYAELYKDVTFRLIPISRIDAEEMLEDIKAKQIFYGFRGMKVYRDGVIDLLLKISKIAEDLKQYINQMDLNPVFVRENDIVVVDAKMIINSKK
- a CDS encoding DNA-directed DNA polymerase II small subunit, yielding MNDRESIVKYLIREGKIPDPESIEQVRKEWNGEKDENEIKVLSEDPENFIGGNPLENFKKLFADRFTNIKSIITRKAGYAGVMDINYILNTDGEVRFVGIVDNVHETKYGFAIEFEDLSGSITGYCSRDFKTLPIKDDIVGVTGNFRAEKKTLQVRSIDYPNIDNYSKKEKVLDADTVIAMISDIHVGSKMFLEEKWNKLIEWINSNKDTPSKLKYILIAGDVVDGVGIYPDQNYDLLILDIYEQYQKLSEYLKKIPENIKIVIIPGNHDIVRVAEPQPSLPKEVQSMFSENIMFLPNPAYISIEGLKILMYHGGSLNDIAELIPGMKYNVADRMMMELIKRRHLAPVYGNKVPIVPMSKDLMVIKEIPDLFITGHIHTYSANVFNGIEIVNASTWQAQTNYQKMLNFNPDPGKVAIKQLNKLGISTIEF
- the rnz gene encoding ribonuclease Z, which gives rise to MVSTFKLVFFGIGGSWPVPERNLISLGVQIDSEILLFDCPEGTQKAIMSSSMSFMKISKIFISHFHGDHFLGLAGLIQTMALNNRKNDLEIYGPENAINMISSFLQIGYYSLPFNIKIIELSDNEELDFGSYSVKTKRVFHPVFTLAYSVEEKSQLKISKEKMDMYNIKSKEVKVLRDQGYILKNNGKVYFKDIIAGTRTGRKIVYTGDTAPMADLANFAMNCDILVHDSTTGSEFEEKANDYGHSSSRQAAEIAKKANCKMLLLAHISPRYKLSDDLYKLEKEAKEIFQESYIAKEYKEYIIKIGSIQ
- a CDS encoding MFS transporter, with the protein product MNEKSPFEDVDSVRLNMGHLKIWFTSGMGFFTDAYDLFIIGIVLILLTGPFSTTFHLDTIQAALIGTSAIAAAVIGQLLFGRIADIFGRKKVYGIEATILAIGAVLSAFSPSFIFLFLTRFLVGIGIGGDYPVSATIMSEYSNTKDRGKLIGLVFANQGIGSVVAVAVGVISVIALPADFAWRFMLAFGAIPAFTVIYLRRKLPETPRYSLLVNNNKDITEKAKEVVGVKNAENIKASTKVSTFSIFIRSYWKTLVITMSTWFMLDMAFYGTGIYSSPIVSSILPSTSLPMKVLIAGLPFMVGFFGYFTAVALLDKMGRKTIQIQGFFMMAILYIIVSSVMITKGVKVVGFIIPVDIAFLLYSLTFFFIDFGPNQTTFILPAELFPVRYRTTGHGLSAAAGKTGAAISTFLFPTLLLVIGIKELLLLLGVISIIGGITSFFLKEPMRKSLEDASNEKLVIEVPS